CCAGGGCTCCCCCACCCTGCCTCCCTTACCTCTGGGCAGGGTCTCGAGTAGTGGGGCTAGAGGCGGCCTGGCCCTGTGGGCAGGACCTTGGTGGGTATGGCAGGAAGGGGTCCTGGGTCCTCACGGGAAGCACAGCACCAGAGCTGCTGACGCACAGCAGGAAGTCTGGAGGGGGAGCAGGGCCGGCGGCCTTAGCCAGGGCTCCGTCTCCCTGGGCCTGCCGCCTGCCCCTTGCTCACCTGTGCAGTAGCCTGGAGGCACAGTCAGGTCCTGGCGGTATTTCTCCTCCCCCAGCAGCTGGCGCAACCCCTCAGCTACTATGTCCTTGTGACTGAGGAGAAAGGACACCAGTAGCAGGAAGGGCCCGGCACCTCATCCTAGTCTGTCCCAGTCtagtgccaccacgctgggcaaAGCCCTCTGCTGCTTCAGGGCCCAGTTTTATGGTGGCCGAGAGCTCCTTAGCTTTGGCGCTTCATGGTCCCTCTGGCTTTTCCACTCTGCTGGTCCCAGGCCGGCCCCTCCCCTTGCCCCAGGCTGCCCCATCCACCTGTACTTGCAGCGGGCACGGTCGGTGATGAGAGGCTGGGGAAAGATGGGCACTTGCTGCCTTCGGGGAAGGCGGGGACCCCGGTATCCTGGGAGCTCCAGCTCCACGGCCGTGTCCAGCAGGGAGAGGTAGCGACGCACAATCAGAGCATGAGGGGTGCCTGTGGGGAGGCGGGGACTGGGGCTCCGGGCTGCAGGCCACCCTGCTCCCCTGCCTCTCCAGCCCTCAGGGGCCCAGCCAGCCATCCTGGCTGCGTACCACTGATGTAGTTGATGAAGCCAGGGGAAAAAACAAAGTGCAGGGCTCTGAAGGGCAGGCACCGCAGTTGGCACAGTGACATCAAGATGTTGACTGTAGCCAGGGGTGCCACCCCTGCTTCCCGAGCCAGGATCCTCTCAAGGCAGGGCATAAACTGCTGTTCCAGGGGCAGGTAGTTCAGCCGCCCAAAGGGCAGGACCAACTTCTGTACCACCTGTGGAGGAAGAGCAGTTCATTACCCAGTGTGAAGTATTTCTGCAGTCATCTTTTACAAGCTAAGCCTTAGAGAGGCTTAACCCTCAAGTTTgtaacactgctataaagacaggaCAGTCCCTCCGGCCTCACAGTTCAACAGCAAAGCAGTCACGAGCGGCATGTGACTGATCACCAGACAGGCAGAGGGGACATCACTGTGGGGTCTGGCCCTGAAGACTTCGAGAGGGATGGGTGGAGCTAGGATGCTGCTAAGACTGCTTTAGGAAACTGCAGAGTTCCAGGAATGCATGCTGGTGACAGGAGGTGGGCAAGCCACAGAAAGGGTGTAGGAAAAgatgcagggcccaggggacagAGAGGGTGTGTCTGCTTCAGGAAAAGGATAGCCGAGCTGCACGGGGCGCTGGGCCTGACAAGGTCCCTGAGAATGACAGAGATGCACTGGAGGGTGGGTGGCAAGCCCACCTTGCTGCTGAGCTGGGTTTCCTGAACCACCAGGAAGTGGGCAATGGCTTCCAGAAGCTGGGGCTCCCGCAACCGGTGCCGGGCCAGGTGCTGGGCCAGGAGCACCATCACGTGGGGAGTCAGTTCCTCTGGCCTTGCCTCTGTGAAGAACAGCCTGTCACGCTGGGCCTCGGCCGGACCTCCAGCTGGCTCAGTTCCACCTCAACCCAGCCAGCTGAGCCCACCTTCCTCCTCCTGTcaaccctccccacccccttctgATTTTAACCCCCTCCAGCACCTGCCAGGCTGCTGATCAGATGCTGCCGTGGATACCGCAGAAAACGGGGGCAGCTTAGAGCAGCTTCCAACCCTTGCCCACCTCGGAGAAGGGGCTGCAAAGGGGGAGGTGGCTTCGGAGGGACGCGGAGCCTTCGCTCCTGTTCCAGGGCACACACCAGGGGACCATCAGATGGAAAGCCTGAGGGGGGAGAGGTAAAAggcagcctggtaacagagctgTGCTGCTGTTCTTATCATGGGGTTACTTGGTGAATTCTCCACCTTTCTCCTCTCCGTTTCCTGAGTGGGAAGGTGTGCTAGCGTTTAAGTACAAACACTAGAGAAATGTAAAGTATCATGTGGCTATGAGGTATCAAAACGGTCTGTAGGGAGTACATACAAAGACGGCAAATAGACTTTCATCTCGTACCAATTGTGACAAATTGGCTTCCTAGGGCACTCTATTAGCAGGAATCTGGGGTGGCACCCTAGTGAGGCTGGAAGGAGTGCGTTCGACTCATGATGTCTGCCGCAGACATAGGACGGGAGCAGGAGCAAGCGTTCCTGGGCAAACGCCTGAGAGGCTGGGTCTCTGTCCGTGGTCCTCTACTGTTCTCCCTATTCTTCATTAACACCTAGCCCCCCAGGCGCCCACCTCAAGCCCCTCCTCACCAAGTAAGACTGCAAGGTGCAGACACACGTGGATGGTGTGAATGTCAAAGGAGGGGCAGTTTCGGATGATGAGCTGACTCAAGTCCTGCAGTGTGACCTGCTCCACAGGAGGGGGCCGTGGCCGAGACCCCAAGAGCTGGCCCAGACGACGAAGCGCCACCGAGTAGTGGTGGGCGCGCACCTTGCTGGGGTTCTGGCCCAGCCAGCGCAGCAGCTCCCCAGGGCTCTTCGCCTGTTCCAGAAGCCGCTGCAGTCCTTGCACAGGACCTGCACTGGGGCCTCCTCCAAGAGGCCGGTCCCCCCATTTGCTGGGTCCCAAACAGCAGGGCTGTACTGGAGGGATCAGCAGCAGGCCAGACAGCCGAGCAGGGGAGGTCTGAGCAGAGAGCAGGACTCGAAGCATGGAGTTGGGTGATGGAGACCCTGAGGGGCAGCCCAAAAAAGGGGGTGAGGTTTTCTCCAAAGGGGAGAAAGACCTGCTACCTACTCCTTACCTCACTCCTCATTTAGGGGGCCTGTGGTCAGAGCAAGCCTTTGTGACTGCTCTGGGCCTCTTCCCCACCCCGCCCCTCTGCCTCCTTCCACGCCTTTGGAACAGCAATCATAATCCTCAGTGCGCTCAGCGCAGCACTACTTGCAAAGCAGTTCCACATACACCATCTCTGATGCTCCTTACACGCCCATGAAGAGTAGGCAGGGCTGGCATTACCTCATTTCACCGGTGGAGAAATGCAGGCCCAGAGCAGCGAAGGGGTTAAGTTAAGCCCGAGGTCATTAACCCGGTTAGTGGTCGCGCCCAGTCTGGAGCCCAGGCGGCACCGGCGTGCACTCTCCCGACCACCTCCCTCTCCCACAGGAGGCGGCGGCGGCACAGAGGGTGGAACGCGGGCTCCGCGGCTGGACGGTGCTGGGTTCCATGCTGGGCGCTCCCACTCACCAGCGgcgtgaccttggacaagtggcTTCGTCTCTCTAAGTCTCCTCACCCGTGAAATGAAAACGCAGCGCCCACCTCGCAGGGCGCGCGTGGAGCCCGAGTGCACCGCTTTGCGATGGCGCGGAGTCGGCGGAGTCGGGGGCCCCCACACCCACCCCGGCCCAGGGACGCCAGGAGACCGTGGCCGCTGCCGCTAACACCAGCTCCCGCTGCCCTCCCGCAGCCCTCCCCGCAGGCGCCACCCCTACATGACTCCCCGGGCCCTGCGCAGGTCGCTCCCTCAGTCGGTCTCGGGGCCCGGGGGCCGGGATCCCCCCGCGGCCTCCTCATCGGCTGGCCACCGAGTCCGCCATCTTCCCAGCAGCCCCTAGATAGCCGCCCGGACGCCAATCCCGAAGCAGCTATCGGCCTTCGGAGACGTGGCTCCCGGCAGGCACTGCGAGCCAGGGAGCCGCGAGCCCCGCCCGCGAGAAGTGCGCGCACGGCGCCGGGGGCGGGGCCACGGAGGCCGGCGCCAAAGCCAGAGCAGAACGCTGGGGAGAAGGGAAGGCTGTGGGCCAGAGCCCAGGGCGCAGTCCGTGCCCTTCTCTCCCAAGGGGCGAGGACTCCCCGCCCGCCAGCCggcacacactcagacacactgGAAGAGTGAAAACTTCACAGTTACTTTAATCTGCGCAGGTTCCGGGGAACTCCTCTGCCCCTCCCCGCTCCCCTTCACCAGCCTCCCACCGTCCTGGCGTCCCCAGCTCAGCCCAAGGAGCTGTCAGGGATTGGAGGCGGCTGGGTCCTCCGGCAGAACACTAAGACGGGCCCCGGGGGTGGCCCGGCTCTGCCCGGGGCCGAGGCAGCGACAGCAGATGCCCGATCCCGAGGAGCCCATTCCCAGTGCGGGCTGAGGGCCAGCAGCCCCGGGAGGTGGCCCCGAGCCCCGGCGGTCGCAGGGCGGGGCCACCGCCAGCCCCCGGAGTCCTCTGCGGC
This DNA window, taken from Pongo pygmaeus isolate AG05252 chromosome 6, NHGRI_mPonPyg2-v2.0_pri, whole genome shotgun sequence, encodes the following:
- the FASTK gene encoding fas-activated serine/threonine kinase isoform X4 translates to MLRVLLSAQTSPARLSGLLLIPPVQPCCLGPSKWGDRPLGGGPSAGPVQGLQRLLEQAKSPGELLRWLGQNPSKVRAHHYSVALRRLGQLLGSRPRPPPVEQVTLQDLSQLIIRNCPSFDIHTIHVCLHLAVLLGFPSDGPLVCALEQERRLRVPPKPPPPLQPLLRGGQGLEAALSCPRFLRYPRQHLISSLAEARPEELTPHVMVLLAQHLARHRLREPQLLEAIAHFLVVQETQLSSKVVQKLVLPFGRLNYLPLEQQFMPCLERILAREAGVAPLATVNILMSLCQLRCLPFRALHFVFSPGFINYISGTPHALIVRRYLSLLDTAVELELPGYRGPRLPRRQQVPIFPQPLITDRARCKYSHKDIVAEGLRQLLGEEKYRQDLTVPPGYCTDFLLCVSSSGAVLPVRTQDPFLPYPPRSCPQGQAASSPTTRDPAQRVVLVLRERWHFCRDGRVLLGSRALRERHLGLMGYQLLPLPFEELESQRGLPQLKSYLRQKLQALGLRWGPEGG
- the FASTK gene encoding fas-activated serine/threonine kinase isoform X3, with protein sequence MRRPRGDPGPRAPRPTEGATCAGPGESCFPSDGPLVCALEQERRLRVPPKPPPPLQPLLRGGQGLEAALSCPRFLRYPRQHLISSLAEARPEELTPHVMVLLAQHLARHRLREPQLLEAIAHFLVVQETQLSSKVVQKLVLPFGRLNYLPLEQQFMPCLERILAREAGVAPLATVNILMSLCQLRCLPFRALHFVFSPGFINYISGTPHALIVRRYLSLLDTAVELELPGYRGPRLPRRQQVPIFPQPLITDRARCKYSHKDIVAEGLRQLLGEEKYRQDLTVPPGYCTDFLLCVSSSGAVLPVRTQDPFLPYPPRSCPQGQAASSPTTRDPAQRVVLVLRERWHFCRDGRVLLGSRALRERHLGLMGYQLLPLPFEELESQRGLPQLKSYLRQKLQALGLRWGPEGG
- the FASTK gene encoding fas-activated serine/threonine kinase isoform X2 is translated as MRRPRGDPGPRAPRPTEGATCAGPGESWSPSPNSMLRVLLSAQTSPARLSGLLLIPPVQPCCLGPSKWGDRPLGGGPSAGPVQGLQRLLEQAKSPGELLRWLGQNPSKVRAHHYSVALRRLGQLLGSRPRPPPVEQVTLQDLSQLIIRNCPSFDIHTIHVCLHLAVLLGFPSDGPLVCALEQERRLRVPPKPPPPLQPLLREARPEELTPHVMVLLAQHLARHRLREPQLLEAIAHFLVVQETQLSSKVVQKLVLPFGRLNYLPLEQQFMPCLERILAREAGVAPLATVNILMSLCQLRCLPFRALHFVFSPGFINYISGTPHALIVRRYLSLLDTAVELELPGYRGPRLPRRQQVPIFPQPLITDRARCKYSHKDIVAEGLRQLLGEEKYRQDLTVPPGYCTDFLLCVSSSGAVLPVRTQDPFLPYPPRSCPQGQAASSPTTRDPAQRVVLVLRERWHFCRDGRVLLGSRALRERHLGLMGYQLLPLPFEELESQRGLPQLKSYLRQKLQALGLRWGPEGG
- the FASTK gene encoding fas-activated serine/threonine kinase isoform X1, coding for MRRPRGDPGPRAPRPTEGATCAGPGESWSPSPNSMLRVLLSAQTSPARLSGLLLIPPVQPCCLGPSKWGDRPLGGGPSAGPVQGLQRLLEQAKSPGELLRWLGQNPSKVRAHHYSVALRRLGQLLGSRPRPPPVEQVTLQDLSQLIIRNCPSFDIHTIHVCLHLAVLLGFPSDGPLVCALEQERRLRVPPKPPPPLQPLLRGGQGLEAALSCPRFLRYPRQHLISSLAEARPEELTPHVMVLLAQHLARHRLREPQLLEAIAHFLVVQETQLSSKVVQKLVLPFGRLNYLPLEQQFMPCLERILAREAGVAPLATVNILMSLCQLRCLPFRALHFVFSPGFINYISGTPHALIVRRYLSLLDTAVELELPGYRGPRLPRRQQVPIFPQPLITDRARCKYSHKDIVAEGLRQLLGEEKYRQDLTVPPGYCTDFLLCVSSSGAVLPVRTQDPFLPYPPRSCPQGQAASSPTTRDPAQRVVLVLRERWHFCRDGRVLLGSRALRERHLGLMGYQLLPLPFEELESQRGLPQLKSYLRQKLQALGLRWGPEGG